CCAGCCAGGGCTGCGTCCACATCATCGTGGCCCAGACCAAGGACAACAAGTACACGCTGAGCCAGGCCAGCGGCGTCTTCGCCAGCATCCCCGAAGTCGTGCACTACTACTCCACGGAGAAGCTGCCCTTCAAGGGGGCCGAGCACATGGCCCTGCTGCACCCCGTGCACTGCAAGCTGCATTAAGCGTCGGCTGGTGCCGCCCCCGAGTGGTCTGcgaccccctccccacccctgtGGCATGAGACAGCCATGGGCACGTACCACGGGAAGGGTCCAGTGAGAGAAGCCCTGCCGTGTCTCCAGTCCTGAAGGGACCCCactgctgggctccagcagggctggatttgTCCCTTTTGCTGGGATGAGTCCTGACCACCCTGTGCCAGACTTGTCACGGGGCTGCCCACGTGCCCGAGCTGGGGGCATGCAGCGAGGCTGGGATGTGTAATGATCTAGTAAAATAAACTTGTTGGCTGAGAGGGAGCAGTGGTCGTGGGGGTCTGGGATGGGCCTGGTGCTGGCAATCACCAGTTCTGGGGGCCAGGGGTACTGGGGCTCCCCCAACAGCACATCTGCATCCTGCCAGGCTTTTTATAGCAGGGGgccagcagaagggaagaggaacactgtccccagggtgcctgagcaccctcttCCCTCGACCTGTGGTTTCCTGCCTgggtgcagctgcagctccccggGGTGTTGCACAACCCAGGCAGAGGAGGCacggctggggctgcagggctggggggctctggcacagcctgggaggCACCAGCGAACCAcggagcacagcctggggaggCACAGTTGGAGTACAGCAAGGTGAATGAAGTGGGGGTACAACCCCACTGGAGCCAGTCCCAGGCGATGGGGGGGCTGCAGCGACCCCTCTGCCACCCCACTCCTCCCAGCAGCCACTCCAGTAGAAATCCAAAGCATTTATTTGAGCCACATCGTCCCGTTTCTCCAACATATGATTTAAAAAGGAGCAGAGGTGTGGGGCTGATCCAGCCAGGCCCTCCCTCCCCGACCCCTGTGGCACTGTAGGGACCAGGCCCTTCCCTGCAGGACCCCAGACCCAGTCCTGGGCCAGCTCCCAAGCTCTGGTGCAGCCATGCTTCCAGTGCTGTCACTCCTGGCCATCCCAGCCCGGCCATGGTGCTGAAGGTGCCCCCAGGACCCAGTTTGAGTTTTTTCCCAGCTGATTCCCCATGGGGGATGGCATTGATTCTCCTCCTCAGAGGCTTGTCCCAGCCACAGAGCCACCAGGTAGTGAGGGGGGGAGAACTGCTCCCAGAGCTACATCGAAGCCCTGGGGGCCCCCATCCAAACACCTGCCAGTGTATTCAGCCCCTGGCTACTGCCCTGAGGAGGAATAATCTGCCTGAGTTGTGTGGAGCACTCCAGGGGCTGAGGGGGCAGGCTGTGAGAGCAGAGGGGTGTCACTGAGTGTGGGTGGGGGTAAGCTTAGAGGGACCAGCATGTGCTGCCCCTCGCCCTCGGGCTTGGTTGTCTCCTGCCCACTTGTCAACCACATCTGCCTGTACCTGCAGGGgagaagagcagctgcaggttAGGGAGGGGGCAGACACAGCCCCCTGGACCAGCCCCCCTGGCACTCACCTCACCACGATGCCAACAAACAGGGCGATGCCAAGGAGCAGACTGCCCCCGGTGACCAGGAAGGCATAGGGGGATGCCACAGGCTGGGTGCTGGATTCCATGACAGACCCTGACGGAGAATGGGCTCACTGTGAGGATAAGGGACCTGGGTGTCCCTggcccccagccccagtccAGGAATCCTTCCTCACCACGAGCACCATTAGTATCATCCTGCCTGAAGAGGTTGGGGGGCAGTGTCACCCCATAGGTGCCATCCTCCATGGGGACCTGCAAAAGGTGTGGGGGCACAATGGGACAGGTCAGCCCTCATGCCctggtgtccccgtgtcccacaAGGAGACCCCTTGAGGAGCGTGTGATGCTTCCCAGGGCTGAGTTACCTGTGAGCTGAAAGGCTCCATTTCAGAGGTGAGGTCCCAGGGGTCTGCAGAGCGGGGGGCGAGTATGAAACTGGGAGAGCCCACGCTGAGCCCCCAGTCCCAGGGCCCCACGCTCCCCTCCTACCTGTCCAGGGGGTACCCACGGCCTCCTGGCTCCACTCGCTCCACGTGCCGTGGCTGAACTCATCCTTGGCCCTCACCTGCACCACGTGCCTCGTCCCGCGCCACGCGTCGCGGATGTCCAGCCACGTCGCTGTCACCTGATCCACCTGGAGGGGACAacacggggctggggacagcctggccagggacagGCAGCACGCCAGCAGGCGGGGTCTCACCTCCGTGAAGGTCGGGGCAGGCTCGGGGCGGTAGCGGACCTGGAAGCGGAGCCAGTAGAAACGGGGGTCCCAGGAGGGGGGGTAGGACCAGTTCACCTGCAGCCGCTGCGGcgccttctccacagcctccACCGTGACGTTGACAGGGGGGTCTGGCTTCACTGCCGGGGAAGAGGGGGCTCAGGGCCTCGCACTGCACCCTCGgcccccccagctcccagcagcaacGGGCAGCACTCACAGACACCGCTGAGGGTGATGATTTTGTCTTTGCCGGCCGAGCCGCCGGCGCCGTTGCTGACGCACGTGGACACCACCAGGGGTTTGGTATCATCGGTGCCAGGTGGCACCTTCAGCCGGCAAACGAACTTCCGTGCCTTGGAGAAGTAgtggcactgctgctctgtggcATTCTCGGCCACAAACCTGCGGGGTCACAGCTCAGGGGGGGCTGCGGCATGCTCTAGGCACAGGGCAGCCGTGGGGGACATGTCCTATGATGTGGGGTCAGCAAAAGGGTCTGTGGGGAGGGATACATTCTGTGCCATGGGGTccctggcagcactgggcaACGGGGCTATAAAGAAGGAACACATCCTGTGCTGTGGACTCCCAGCTACCCGCAGCTGCTAGGAAAAGAGTCTGCAGAGAGGCAGGCAGCTTGAGCCACGGGGTCCCAGAAGGCACCAGGGAAAGGgtccatggacagggacatgtTCTGTCCTATTGGGGTCCCACGGTGGATGCAGTGACAGCACTCACCTCCGCTTCACCCAGAGCGTCGCCAGCGTCCCTGGGGATGGCTTCTTGTGCTGCGGCCACTCACACAGGACATCCTTGTCGTGGCTCCGCCGGTAGCAGACGACCTGGGGAGTTTCAGGGGGCTCTGCAAggcagggaggtgctgggggacaggggccaccacaggcaacgctGCCAGGGACGTTCCCACCCCAGCGTGGACCCACCTGCCACCAGCAGCCGCAGGGAGCGCAGCAGCTGGCTCCCCACGGAGCAGCTGTAGTGCCCGGAGTCCTTGTAGCGCAGCCGCCGCAGGAGCAGCGTGTTTCCCTCTGCCAGCTGTCGTGCCCAGCTCCCCGCTGCCCCCTGCTCCTCCACCTGCCACAGCACCGTGCCATCTGCGGGCACCTCGTCCTGGCAGGTCAGAGTGATGTTGCCTCCCAGGTGGCCCAACACCGTGTCCTGCGGCAGTCCTGGAGGAACAAGAGGGGACCAGGGGATGAAGATGAGACCCCAGGCCGGGTGGGTGGCCCTGGAGATGGAAGGCACCCAACCATCTGCTCCCCATGCCTGGTGAGtgctgggggtcagggcactgagctggagagcagcagtggcTCCTCACGTTGTGGCGGGGAGCACAGTCAGGGAAGGTGGCACACTGGGACCGGTGGTCCCGGGAGTCCCTGGGTGGGGGTCAGTCCAGTGCCAGAGGGGTTAAGCGACTGCGCTGGCCGGCAGCCCGGGTGAGGCCTGGGCAGCGCTCCCGGCTCCCTCCAAAGGTCAGTGGCCAGCGTGAACCTGCTGttcccttcctcctgctgctgggaacgCACGCAGCACCCGGGACACAGCACCCGGGATAGGACACGGCACCGGGGGATATGACACAGCACCGGGGACACAGCACCGGGACGGGACAGAGCACCCGGGACACAGCACCCGGGATGGGACACAGCACGGGGACACAGCACCGGGACACAGCACGGGGACACAGCACCGGGACACAGCACCCGGGATAGGACACGGCACCAGGGATATGACACAACACCGGGACACAGCACCCGGGACACAGCACCCGGGACGGGACAGAGCACCCGGGATAGGACACAGCACCCGGGACTCAGCACCCGGGATGGGACACAGCATCGGGACACAGCACCGGGACACAGCACGGGGACACAG
This window of the Passer domesticus isolate bPasDom1 chromosome 32, bPasDom1.hap1, whole genome shotgun sequence genome carries:
- the IL6R gene encoding interleukin-6 receptor subunit alpha isoform X1, translated to MARPPGPLLLLLPLRFLLQLAAAGRPCGPAGLPQDTVLGHLGGNITLTCQDEVPADGTVLWQVEEQGAAGSWARQLAEGNTLLLRRLRYKDSGHYSCSVGSQLLRSLRLLVAEPPETPQVVCYRRSHDKDVLCEWPQHKKPSPGTLATLWVKRRFVAENATEQQCHYFSKARKFVCRLKVPPGTDDTKPLVVSTCVSNGAGGSAGKDKIITLSGVLKPDPPVNVTVEAVEKAPQRLQVNWSYPPSWDPRFYWLRFQVRYRPEPAPTFTEVDQVTATWLDIRDAWRGTRHVVQVRAKDEFSHGTWSEWSQEAVGTPWTDPWDLTSEMEPFSSQVPMEDGTYGVTLPPNLFRQDDTNGARGSVMESSTQPVASPYAFLVTGGSLLLGIALFVGIVVRYRQMWLTSGQETTKPEGEGQHMLVPLSLPPPTLSDTPLLSQPAPSAPGVLHTTQADYSSSGQ
- the IL6R gene encoding interleukin-6 receptor subunit alpha isoform X2, with product MARCCGRWRSRGQRGAGHDSWQRETRCSCGGCATRTPGTTAAPWGASCCAPCGCWWQVVCYRRSHDKDVLCEWPQHKKPSPGTLATLWVKRRFVAENATEQQCHYFSKARKFVCRLKVPPGTDDTKPLVVSTCVSNGAGGSAGKDKIITLSGVLKPDPPVNVTVEAVEKAPQRLQVNWSYPPSWDPRFYWLRFQVRYRPEPAPTFTEVDQVTATWLDIRDAWRGTRHVVQVRAKDEFSHGTWSEWSQEAVGTPWTDPWDLTSEMEPFSSQVPMEDGTYGVTLPPNLFRQDDTNGARGSVMESSTQPVASPYAFLVTGGSLLLGIALFVGIVVRYRQMWLTSGQETTKPEGEGQHMLVPLSLPPPTLSDTPLLSQPAPSAPGVLHTTQADYSSSGQ